From the genome of Erythrobacter litoralis, one region includes:
- a CDS encoding M13-type metalloendopeptidase: protein MKILKLGAVTAFLGLLVANAAEVPPRPQDDFYGHVNAAWLATARIPSEVPWTGPFVENTLAIQAEVAAIIEDLTERPSDFGPVGAQIAAFRQSLMAEDRSAGIRSLEAVLRDIAEIEDKERLVGEFCRLHADHSDFDPNAMQPGVTPIWLGSRSIPSDAARQALFVEPAGSGLPDAPYYVEPRHDTVRGAYLAMMSDLMGERGIAATQSELMDVFDLEAALAKARLSEADRHDAASTWSLERNHSGPIQSFDWSEFFAGCNLEPDEWLVADTGYFAALAELIESRSTKTWRNYLGWQVIRRYAPVLSDGTRAAHFGFFGGVLLGNAEPRPSEEEAALSIEAAFGAEIEKIWLDRHFDPAIREKVRSLAEDIRSAYGRRIARSDMFSEQTKAEALRKLERLTIQVGHPDECDPSSPTKLLPSDVVTNLMALRRASFGREVAEAGKPRDRSKWYAPAYDTSAYYVRSTNTLAIPAGMLRAPWFDANAADVENFAGIGSIIAHEMAHAFDDQGSQYDADGVLRDWWTTEDRQRFDDEIAKLVEQYSAFEALPGLRLDGRLTVSEAYADLAGLIVAHQAMLASLGDRSEDRKHAATSTYLAANCRMKRAIFRTQLLERIVATESHAPAKQRCNGPVAAFEPFYDVFGVGKEDEMYLAEDNRASPL from the coding sequence ATGAAGATCCTGAAGCTTGGTGCCGTCACGGCCTTCCTGGGGTTGCTCGTTGCGAATGCCGCCGAAGTTCCGCCACGCCCACAGGACGATTTCTACGGCCACGTCAACGCGGCTTGGCTCGCGACTGCGCGTATTCCGTCTGAAGTTCCGTGGACCGGTCCCTTCGTCGAGAATACGCTCGCCATCCAGGCCGAGGTCGCGGCAATCATCGAGGACCTCACCGAACGCCCGTCCGATTTCGGGCCGGTCGGCGCGCAGATTGCGGCATTTCGTCAGAGCCTGATGGCAGAGGATCGCTCCGCCGGGATAAGGTCTCTCGAAGCGGTGCTGCGGGACATCGCGGAAATCGAGGACAAGGAGCGCCTCGTGGGAGAATTCTGCCGGCTCCATGCTGACCACTCGGATTTCGACCCGAACGCGATGCAGCCGGGGGTAACGCCAATCTGGCTCGGCTCGCGATCGATACCGTCAGACGCTGCTCGGCAGGCGCTCTTTGTCGAGCCGGCGGGTTCAGGGCTGCCCGACGCCCCCTACTATGTTGAGCCGCGCCATGACACGGTGCGAGGCGCCTACCTCGCGATGATGTCGGACCTGATGGGCGAACGGGGCATAGCTGCTACCCAATCCGAATTGATGGACGTCTTCGACCTCGAAGCCGCACTCGCGAAGGCGCGGCTGTCCGAAGCGGACCGACACGATGCCGCATCGACCTGGAGCCTCGAGCGCAATCATTCCGGACCAATCCAGTCCTTCGACTGGAGTGAGTTTTTCGCTGGATGCAACCTCGAACCGGACGAGTGGCTCGTGGCTGACACGGGGTATTTCGCAGCGCTAGCCGAATTGATCGAAAGCCGTTCGACGAAGACCTGGAGAAACTATCTTGGATGGCAGGTGATCCGCCGCTACGCCCCCGTCCTTTCGGACGGGACGCGAGCAGCGCATTTCGGGTTCTTTGGCGGCGTCTTACTCGGAAATGCGGAGCCTCGGCCTTCGGAGGAAGAGGCGGCCCTATCCATCGAGGCTGCCTTCGGCGCAGAGATCGAGAAGATCTGGCTTGATCGGCATTTCGACCCAGCGATCAGAGAGAAGGTGCGCTCGCTCGCGGAGGATATCAGGTCAGCCTATGGCCGGCGCATCGCGCGAAGCGACATGTTTTCCGAACAGACTAAGGCCGAGGCCCTAAGGAAACTCGAACGGCTGACCATCCAAGTCGGCCATCCTGACGAATGCGATCCATCCAGCCCGACCAAGTTGTTGCCTTCGGATGTCGTCACGAACCTGATGGCGCTTCGAAGGGCATCATTCGGCCGGGAAGTTGCCGAAGCCGGCAAGCCAAGGGATCGCTCGAAATGGTATGCGCCCGCCTACGACACGAGCGCCTACTACGTTCGCAGCACGAATACCCTCGCGATACCCGCAGGCATGCTGCGAGCACCGTGGTTCGATGCCAATGCTGCCGATGTCGAGAATTTCGCCGGAATCGGATCGATCATTGCGCACGAAATGGCGCATGCTTTCGACGACCAGGGTTCCCAGTATGACGCCGATGGGGTGCTGAGGGACTGGTGGACGACCGAGGACCGCCAGCGCTTCGATGACGAGATCGCCAAACTTGTCGAGCAATATTCGGCGTTCGAAGCTCTTCCCGGGCTTCGCCTCGATGGTCGGCTCACTGTCAGTGAAGCCTATGCCGATCTTGCCGGCTTGATCGTTGCACATCAGGCGATGCTGGCATCCCTTGGCGATCGGAGCGAGGATCGGAAGCATGCAGCGACCAGCACCTATCTGGCCGCGAATTGTCGCATGAAGAGAGCGATCTTCAGGACCCAGCTTTTGGAGCGCATCGTGGCCACCGAAAGCCATGCGCCTGCAAAGCAGAGATGCAACGGGCCAGTAGCCGCATTCGAACCATTCTACGATGTGTTTGGCGTTGGAAAAGAGGATGAAATGTATCTCGCCGAGGATAATCGCGCTTCGCCTCTGTGA
- a CDS encoding FAD-dependent monooxygenase, translating into MRNAIIVGGGVAGLSAGIALSKARWDVVVLERAPRLEPIGAALSLWPNACAALKSLGVFPAVEAGASPISSMLLGTRDGGRILDRLIPEPALLSARSHLQHALQDSLPPGALRLGCEVLRARSGCVEIADGETMTGDLVVDAGGIGAISGACEEPRYAGYGGVLALSGPIEGSGFEGQAAEFWGWGERFGVFELPKGQRYWFYMRSQPAHSRMPNIDECAWAARGWPEQVCKAIAATPADALIPFAVHARKPPRSLLQNGILKVGDAAHAMEPNLGQGACQALEDAVALMHAASRNSAAEIGQAYEKARLDRVRMLVREAAQAGLGVHGPRAIQLLVRTALKVVPRALSEPRINKMQMLPEYRSRTEL; encoded by the coding sequence ATGCGAAATGCCATCATCGTAGGGGGCGGCGTCGCGGGATTATCGGCGGGTATTGCCTTGTCGAAGGCTCGCTGGGACGTGGTAGTGCTTGAACGTGCGCCGCGGCTCGAGCCGATTGGAGCCGCGCTCAGCTTGTGGCCGAACGCCTGCGCGGCGTTGAAGAGCCTCGGGGTCTTTCCAGCTGTCGAAGCGGGGGCCTCTCCGATCAGTTCCATGCTGCTAGGCACGCGTGACGGCGGGCGGATCTTGGATAGGCTCATTCCTGAGCCAGCACTCTTGAGCGCGCGAAGTCATTTGCAACACGCTTTGCAGGATTCCCTGCCGCCGGGTGCATTAAGGCTCGGCTGCGAGGTCCTTCGCGCCCGATCCGGATGCGTAGAGATTGCAGATGGAGAGACCATGACCGGTGACCTCGTGGTCGACGCGGGCGGCATTGGCGCGATCAGCGGCGCTTGCGAGGAACCTCGTTATGCCGGCTACGGAGGCGTTCTTGCCCTTTCCGGGCCCATTGAGGGGTCCGGTTTCGAGGGGCAGGCAGCGGAATTCTGGGGTTGGGGCGAACGCTTCGGAGTGTTCGAACTCCCAAAAGGCCAACGCTACTGGTTCTATATGCGAAGCCAGCCGGCTCATTCCCGGATGCCGAACATCGATGAATGTGCCTGGGCAGCCAGAGGTTGGCCGGAGCAGGTCTGCAAGGCCATCGCGGCAACGCCAGCAGATGCCCTCATCCCGTTCGCAGTCCATGCGAGGAAGCCTCCGCGCTCGTTACTTCAAAACGGCATTCTCAAGGTGGGGGACGCCGCGCATGCTATGGAGCCAAATCTCGGTCAGGGTGCATGCCAAGCCTTGGAGGATGCGGTGGCGCTGATGCATGCCGCCTCACGAAACTCCGCTGCCGAAATCGGCCAAGCCTATGAGAAAGCGAGGCTCGATCGGGTGCGTATGCTGGTGCGGGAGGCCGCCCAGGCCGGGCTTGGCGTGCATGGCCCTCGCGCTATCCAGCTTCTGGTGAGGACCGCCCTCAAAGTGGTTCCGCGAGCGCTATCCGAGCCAAGGATCAACAAAATGCAGATGTTGCCCGAATACAGATCGAGAACGGAACTCTGA